The nucleotide window TCCTCCATTACTTAAAGATTTGCAGATTCACTTTTCCCTACCCAATTGTTACATTTGTTAGatgtaataaataaaaaataatcataagAGGCACCAATAGGAAAAGTTGTTcataaatatcaaataaaaaataaaaagttttttggaATTCGTGTAAGTAATTGCCCACACACACATCCGCCCCCCACATCAATCGAGCTCAAGCCAGGTGAGCTGAGCTCATTTAAGTTTGAGTGAGCTTGTTTaaaacttatatatattatgggcATAATATAGGTGTACAAATAGAGTTGGTGTATTTATAAAAGTAAGTTTTAACCTGACATGTTATGAGACTCCATTTTcctatttaaaacaaatttcacAATATTCAGTTATTTTGATAGATCTCTGATGACTTCTTTTTTGGAACCTAACGTTCAATcctctctttaatttttttctgatttcgGCCATTTAAAAATATCGGCAAAAATATCTTCAGGGGACCACGCCTCTGCTATTTTGGCGGAAAAAAAATGGTAACATTTTCCGAGCGTCGTGAAAAATATCAGCGTTCGTGGTTTGTTAtacttttgttttcatttcttgtctattcgttttatttttgttacatTCTATCATTTTTAGTGGATGATTTGTGTGTTCTGTTAATGGATTCCCAATCGCAGATGAAGAGCATTGGCAACAAAGTATGACATGCTTCCACAAGAACCGTCGCGACCTTCCCGTGGAGTTCGAGATCAAGAGGCTGAGGATGGCCGCACCAAGGCCGTCGACGTCAGCGGCCTTCTTGCCCAGTGGATCAGCGAGCGGTGGGAGGGATTTCTCCGGTGGTGGTAGAGGGAGGGCGCGGCGGCTTGTTCGGTGGTTGTGGGAGAGGGGGGAGGCAGGGATGGAAGAGGGGGACGTGGCGGACATGGAGGAGGCGGCAGTTATGGTGGCGGAGCTTGCTATTCTGGCGAACGTTGGGGTGGCGGTGGATATCGAGTCGCCGGCGGTGGCGCTTGCTGTAATTGAGGGGAGCTTGGACATTTTGAGCACGAGCGTCCGTCCGGACCGAAATGAAGCAACGGATTGCCGGTGATCCCCCCATCTGATGAGTGATGGAAACAAGGTCAAATGGGGATATTTAAGGGAATTGCTTTCATGGTTGAGGCATGATCAGATGTGCCCAGGGTTTCTTTTTGCTTATTTGATTCGTGGcgccttttttctttaattttttttgttgattctgtcttccttttttgtttaaatCTTGTGGGTATGGAAGATTGCGTCAGAAGGGGATGATGAATTATGATTAGTGGGCAGACGGGACGGAAGATTTTTGGCTCTCTTCCGTCTATACTACCCACTCTATGAATAGTTTTCCTTATCTTTCcatcttttttgtgtttctgattCAACCCGTCCCTTTGCTATTTTCTTCCCGTTTCTCTTTCCTGTTTCTTGATTTGTCATGTTCGAGCGAAACAATGAGTTCGTTCATTCTTGCATTTCATTATGCATGATGGCATAAcgttttatacatatttttccggatttgtttgttcttcttgctACAGAATGGTAGCTgtctttttctgattttcttattttccttctcaTGACATAATATATTTTTGGTTGACTAAGTTCCCTTTTCATTTCTGAAGTTTTTCCCGATTGGAAATAAGTAGTTTTTTGGAACTTTTGGCTTTGACTTCTACTTCTTGTTGAGTGTTCTCTTTGACCGAATGTCTGTGCTGTGGGTCATTTGAAGATTAGGGTTTTGATCAGTCATACCCGTTGAAAGTTTCAAATTGATTGACTACTaatactttgtttttttacatattaTGTTCGAGAATACAATATGAATGGCGAAGGGAGAAAAGTTGGTTGTCTGAGAATCTCTGTAGAAGCTGAATGTGGAGCACGTTCTGCCTCCTTCAGTTTTATTGTTGGATTCTTCAGCTGGGAACCAGATTCCATGGAGAATCGGTCATActcccctttctcttctttatGCCTGCCAATTTACGCATCCCATCGATGTGAAAGCATTCTTTCATTCTAGGGGTGTAACTTGCGCTTGGCTTTTATGCTTTGAAACGGACGGTCGTCTATGAAATGGAATTTTCTTTACAGAGTTGGGATTTCAATTCCCCAAAAGAAATGCACACAGTAAAACGTTCATGCTATCTCCCATACTGAAACGGTTCATTTACTACGAATGGGCATTTAACCGAGTTAATTCTACTTCTTTCATTGGTTGGAATCTGCATGAGATGCTTGATTACTTTAAAAAGTTCGTGCTTTTCCCACTAAAATTATGCTTTCTTCTGCATTTCCTTGAAAGAGCGGTCATGCcttgtttatgaaataattgCTTTCAGTTACACATCAATTTCAAGAACATTTCCAGCTCCCTTTCGTGGATTCCATGGATTATTTGAAAGGTTCAGACTCCAGCCAGCCCCTGACCTGTGACATGTCCCCCATGGGCTACTTCTttcattctttgcatcttttgccTCTGTAGCTGAGCCGTGTCCGCCTTTTGTAAGAGGTTTCTCTTGCGGCCGGTGGTTGGTTTTGGAAGCAGTCACCTGTTTCCCCCCTCGTATTTCAACTTTGTCAACGCTGTCCTCTTCTCATTCCTGTTGTTCCCTTTCACCAGCAGTAGTTGTGTCCCCTACAAGCCCGCCATGAACACATTCAGAGTCTCTGTTGAAGCTTAGGTTCTATTTGTAGAAAGGTGATAGGATCCACTGAAAAGGGAGTGATAATTGGCTGACAGGTATGCATATGCATGTTAATGATTACCATGCTTTTCTGTATTcctgtttattttctttctctttttctgtattTGGCATCTTTGTTACGCTTCTGTGTGAATGGAAGGAACTGACACATGCCATGGTAGAGGGGGGCTGGGGCAAAAATTTACGCAGAACTTCGAGGCTATGAAATGTAAGGTAGCCTTTATAATGAATGTTCATGTTCAATTTGTCACACCATATTTGTTTCACAATTGACTAGGTTACTGTATCATCTTAGGTGATGCACATCATATAGCACAGCCACCTGACAATGGGGAAGGTGCTATATTGGCCATGCAACGTGCACTAGACTTTCTATGCAATGGTGCTCCACAAAAAGTGCCTTTtgtacattttttcttttgctaaaagTAACTCCATGTTTTTAGCGCTGCTTATGGTACTGCAGATGGTTTAATTCATGTAGGCTACCTTTTACATATTTCATAGTTGAGTTTCTTTCGTGGGACACTGCTGaactttttcttcatgttaTTCCAAAATTGATGATAATTGGAGTACTAGAACATGTTGTTTATAGCATCAGTACTATTTAGCTTGTCATATCTAGATTCTGGTATTTATGTTATCTCAGATATGGGATGATTTGATGCATGTGTTACTCCTGTCGTGATGCTTGACAATTATAAAACAGTTAAAGAATGTTTACAACAAAAGTGAAGTTATCATTCATGCCTATTAAGAGCAAAATAATGGCTGATTTACATTACTTAGTGTCTAGACAAATGATGAACATCACAAACTGCAAGTGCAAGGAGAGATGCTTGTCAAGTGGTTCATCCACTTGGCTAGGATTTTGAATGTAAGAGCTGGAAGTTGAAGAGGTTCCAGATCTTAATAAGTGGCTTAATTGAAATAGATAGGGTATTGATTCAATCAATCGGTTGAATTGAATCAGAATCGTTTATGAATTTAGTTAGTTAAAGAATgtgtttttaatttaaaattttatttaaataaaaataggaaactaaatgcaataaaaattcaagaaattaaTATAAAAGCATAAAAGCTTTAgacaaatcaattttcaatgtATCAATCGTCTTATTTGAACATATCAAAAAACAGCATCAATTATCTCATTTCTCAACGTATCAACTTACAAGAAATTAGTCATATATGAAATGATTTGAACATgcgggattttttttttttttttgtatgggTTTCTATCAAGTTGAATTCAAtgctttgcctttctttttgggtttcaaaTACAAAGTTTTTTAGCTAGTGGTGAGATTTTGGCTTTTAGCATGATCCAAGCTTTATGTTTGAGCTAAggcttttcctttctcctttattttccttttttggcaaaaaaactATAAggattttgtttgtgtttttttttttagtagtGTAAGTGTGCATTAAACCAAAGAAATTGTGCTCTGTGCAGCACCCGGTGGAATCTTAAAGCTTTGTGATTGTTTCTTACAATGTCTACTAGCAATCAATTTTCATTTACTAAGTGATAAGTGAACTTTAAATATATAAGTAAAAGTTATACATACAACTTAAACACCCCTCATCATCTCCCTCTTATTGTATAATCCTATTAAAGTTAATGATAAGCAAACTTTTAATAGCTAAAATTCTATGTAAAATTTACTAAAGTAAAT belongs to Nymphaea colorata isolate Beijing-Zhang1983 chromosome 13, ASM883128v2, whole genome shotgun sequence and includes:
- the LOC116267205 gene encoding uncharacterized protein LOC116267205 — encoded protein: MTCFHKNRRDLPVEFEIKRLRMAAPRPSTSAAFLPSGSASGGRDFSGGGRGRARRLVRWLWERGEAGMEEGDVADMEEAAVMVAELAILANVGVAVDIESPAVALAVIEGSLDILSTSVRPDRNEATDCR